One genomic segment of Flavobacteriaceae bacterium includes these proteins:
- a CDS encoding GLPGLI family protein, with protein sequence MKFLLPAILLVLIGKSENAFAQKDKLLSITYVKDFRSKLDTSKVKSYKKEISKLNSLLAKYSKQVSYQLLVENDHSLFTINELKMGKSDYGLKEIAGSIGGTDGKFYVNKKDAIYLNEYHFLGEDFLTEIEVKKWKITDEFKFISDFKCYKAISEDIVTNIKGTFRFKVIAWFCPELPGFFGPAGYFGLPGLILELDNGKMTLRATKIHFSKSKKKNIKPLKKGIKLTRKEFDEFVKKKAKEMFPSYFKKKNK encoded by the coding sequence ATGAAATTTCTTTTACCTGCTATATTATTAGTGCTTATAGGTAAATCCGAAAATGCTTTTGCACAGAAAGATAAACTTTTAAGCATTACTTACGTTAAAGATTTTCGCTCTAAACTTGACACCAGTAAAGTTAAATCTTATAAGAAAGAGATCAGTAAATTAAACTCATTACTTGCTAAGTACTCCAAACAAGTTTCTTATCAATTACTTGTAGAAAATGATCATTCTTTGTTCACTATAAATGAACTTAAAATGGGTAAATCCGATTATGGCCTTAAAGAGATAGCAGGCTCAATTGGAGGAACAGACGGAAAATTTTATGTGAATAAAAAAGATGCTATTTACCTTAACGAATATCATTTTTTAGGTGAAGATTTTCTGACTGAAATAGAGGTTAAAAAATGGAAAATCACTGATGAATTCAAATTCATCAGTGATTTTAAATGCTATAAAGCCATTTCAGAAGATATAGTAACTAATATCAAAGGAACTTTCAGATTTAAAGTTATTGCGTGGTTTTGCCCTGAATTGCCCGGTTTTTTTGGCCCTGCCGGCTATTTCGGATTACCGGGGTTAATATTAGAGTTAGATAATGGTAAAATGACTCTCCGTGCTACAAAAATTCATTTTTCGAAATCTAAAAAGAAAAATATCAAACCCCTTAAGAAAGGAATTAAACTAACAAGAAAAGAGTTTGATGAATTTGTTAAGAAAAAAGCAAAAGAGATGTTTCCTAGCTATTTTAAAAAAAAGAATAAATAA
- a CDS encoding IS3 family transposase (programmed frameshift): MKRRKYSKEFKIKAVELSNVRGNTKQIAMELGISADLIYRWRRELEQRPDLAFSGNGVKQLTEDQKELERLRKQLKDVTMERDNLKKGREHLLQERSEVLKFIKDYSREYPVGKMCKIFKISRNSYYRSKNYVPSDRDGKNRMLLSEIHRICERSKSTYGSPRITEELKAKGFKVSRSRVARLMKKHGIKAVRKKKFVVTTDSKHQYPVADNVLDRDFKATAAAQKWVSDITYLKTAQGWLYLTVIIDLFDRKVIGWSLSNGLKARQTIIAAWRMAVNNRMPCEGMIFHSDRGVQYASHAFVNILKSYHVTPSMSRKGNCWDNAVAESFFKTIKTELMIDNKFISNKSLQIKVFEYIETWYNRYRRHSALGYKNIIEFEKLYQIKNVA; this comes from the exons ATGAAACGAAGAAAATACAGTAAAGAGTTTAAAATTAAAGCAGTAGAATTAAGCAATGTACGAGGTAACACAAAGCAGATTGCCATGGAATTGGGAATCAGTGCAGATCTTATTTACAGATGGCGTAGAGAATTAGAACAGCGTCCTGATTTAGCTTTTAGCGGTAATGGCGTCAAACAACTCACAGAAGATCAGAAAGAGTTAGAGCGATTACGTAAACAGCTCAAGGATGTTACCATGGAGCGGGATA ATCTTAAAAAAGGCCGTGAGCATCTTCTCCAAGAGCGATCGGAAGTATTGAAATTTATCAAAGATTACAGTAGAGAATATCCGGTTGGGAAGATGTGTAAAATTTTTAAAATTAGTAGAAACAGTTATTACAGGAGTAAGAATTATGTTCCATCAGATAGAGATGGAAAAAATCGTATGCTACTCTCTGAGATTCACCGTATCTGTGAGCGAAGTAAATCTACTTATGGAAGTCCTAGAATTACAGAGGAACTCAAAGCTAAAGGGTTTAAAGTATCTAGGTCTAGGGTAGCACGATTGATGAAAAAACACGGGATTAAAGCAGTTCGTAAAAAGAAATTTGTTGTCACGACAGATTCTAAGCATCAATATCCAGTAGCTGATAATGTATTGGATAGAGATTTTAAAGCTACCGCTGCTGCACAGAAATGGGTTTCTGATATTACCTATTTAAAGACTGCACAAGGATGGCTGTACTTAACGGTAATTATTGACCTGTTTGATCGTAAAGTCATTGGTTGGTCTTTGAGCAATGGACTCAAAGCAAGACAAACTATCATTGCTGCATGGAGAATGGCTGTAAACAACAGAATGCCTTGTGAAGGTATGATTTTTCATTCTGATCGAGGTGTACAATACGCATCTCATGCGTTTGTTAATATCCTTAAAAGTTATCATGTAACACCCAGTATGAGTAGAAAAGGAAACTGTTGGGATAATGCAGTAGCTGAATCTTTTTTTAAAACAATCAAAACAGAACTAATGATAGACAATAAGTTTATATCCAACAAAAGTCTTCAAATTAAAGTCTTTGAATACATAGAAACTTGGTACAACAGATACAGAAGACATTCTGCTCTTGGTTACAAAAATATCATCGAATTTGAAAAATTATATCAAATCAAAAATGTAGCTTAA